A stretch of Nyctibius grandis isolate bNycGra1 chromosome 24, bNycGra1.pri, whole genome shotgun sequence DNA encodes these proteins:
- the LOC137673208 gene encoding uncharacterized protein, translating to MSRRAAAGAVMPGLAGLRAAAVLLCAALGAGPGRAQPPRFPFQDPALPWHRRLDDLLGRLSPAELVLQVARGGAMGNGPAPPVPRLGIGPYNWNTECLRGDAEAPGWATAFPQALGLAAAFSPELVYRVANATGTEVRAKHNAFAAAGRYGDHTGLSCFSPVLNIMRHPLWGRNQETYGEDPFLSGELARSFVQGLQGPHPRYIKASAGCKHFSVHGGPENIPVSRLSFDAQVLERDWHTTFLPQFQACVRAGSYSFMCSYNRINGVPACANKKLLTDILRGEWGFDGYVVSDEGALELIMLGHRYTRTFLETAVASMNAGCNLELSYGMRNNVFMHIPQALAMGNITLQMLRDRVRPLFYTRMRLGEFDPPAMNPYSALDLSAVQSPEHRNLSLEAVVKSFVLLKNVRGTLPLRAQDLPGKRLAVVGPFADNPRVLFGDYAPVPEPQYIHTPRRGLETLPANVSFAAGCREPRCQQYSQAEVAAAAGAANVVVVCLGTGTDVETEAKDRRDLSLPGHQLELLQDAVQAAAGRPVILLLFNAGPLDVSWAQAHEGVGAILACFFPAQAAGLAIARVLLGEEGANPAGRLPATWPAGMHQVPPMENYTMEGRTYRYYGEEAPLYPFGYGLSYTTFQYRDLVLSPPVLPVCANLSVSVVLENTGQRDGEEVVQLYLRWEQSSVPVPRWQLVAFRRVAVPAGRETKLSFEVAAEQRAVWAQGWHLEPGTFTLFAGGQQPGQQTRAPSEVLSARFTVTGAARPLRGC from the exons ATGTCGCGCCGAGCCGCCGCGGGAGCGGTCatgccggggctggcggggctcCGGGCCGCCGCCGTGCTGCTGTGCGCGGCGCTgggcgccgggccggggcgggcgcaGCCCCCCCGCTTCCCCTTCCAGGACCCGGCGCTGCCCTGGCACCGCCGCCTCGATGACCTGCTGGGCCGGCTGAGCCCCGCCGAGCTGGTGCTGCAG GTGGCGAGGGGGGGCGCGATGGGGaacggccccgcgccgcccgtCCCGCGGCTGGGCATCGGGCCCTACAACTGGAACACGGAGTGTCTGCGGGGCGACGCGGAGGCGCCCGGCTGGGCCACGGCCTTTCCCCAGGCGCTGGGGCTCGCCGCCGCCTTCAG CCCTGAGCTCGTCTACCGGGTGGCCAACGCCACCGGCACGGAGGTGCGAGCCAAGCACAACGCCTtcgccgccgccggccgctaCGGGGACCACACGGGGCTCAGCTGCTTCAGCCCCGTCCTGAACATCATGCGGCACCCGCTGTGGGGCAGGAACCAG GAGACCTACGGGGAGGACCCGTTCCTGAGCGGGGAGCTGGCCCGCAGCTTcgtgcaggggctgcagggcccGCACCCCCGCTACATCAAGGCCAGCGCTGGCTGCAAGCACTTCAGCGTGCACGGGGGCCCCGAGAACATCCCCGTGTCCAGGCTCAGCTTCGACGCCCAG GTGCTGGAGCGGGACTGGCACACCACCTTCCTGCCCCAGTTCCAGGCGTGTGTACGCGCTGGCTCCTACAGCTTCATGTGCAGCTACAACAG GATCAACGGCGTTCCCGCCTGCGCCAACAAGAAGCTGCTGACAGACATCCTGCGTGGCGAGTGGGGGTTCGACGGCTACGTGGTGAGCGACGAGGGGGCCCTGGAGCTCATCATGCTGGGGCACCGCTACACACGCACCTTCCTGGAGACGGCGGTCG CCTCCATGAACGCCGGCTGCAACCTGGAGCTCTCCTACGGCATGAGGAACAACGTCTTCATGCACATCCCCCAGGCTCTGGCCATGGGCAACATCACGCTgcag ATGCTGCGCGACCGGGTCCGGCCCCTCTTCTACACGCGGATGCGGCTGGGGGAGTTCGACCCCCCGGCCATGAACCCCTACAGCGCCCTGGACCTGAGCGCCGTGCAGAGCCCCGAGCACCGCAACCTCTCGCTGGAAGCTGTTGTCAAGAGCTTCGTGCTGCTGAAGAACGTGCGGGGGACGCTGCCCCTGCGGGCCCAGGACCTGCCAGGCAAACGCCTTGCG GTCGTGGGTCCCTTCGCCGATAACCCCCGGGTGCTGTTTGGGGACTATGCGCCGGTGCCGGAGCCACAATACATCCACACTCCCCG GAGAGGGCTGGAGACGCTGCCGGCCAACGTCAGCTTCGCGGCGGGCTGCCGGGAGCCGCGGTGCCAGCAGTACTCGCAGGCGGAGGTggcggctgcggcgggggcAGCCAACGTGGTGGTGGTCTGCCTGGGGACAG GGACAGATGTGGAGACGGAGGCGAAGGACCGGAGGGACCTGTCCCTGCCAGGCcaccagctggagctgctgcaggacgCTGTGCAGGCAG CTGCCGGGCGCCCCGTCATCCTGCTGCTGTTCAACGCGGGGCCGCTGGACGTGAGCTGGGCGCAGGCGCACGAGGGCGTGGGGGCCATCCTGGCGTGCTTCTTCCCTGCCCAGGCCGCCGGCCTCGCCATCGCCAGGGTCCTGCTGGGCGAGGAGGGGGCCAACCCAGCCGGCAGGCTGCCGGCCACGTGGCCAGCGGGCATGCACCAG GTGCCACCGATGGAGAACTACACCATGGAGGGGCGGACGTACCGGTACTACGGGGAGGAGGCCCCGCTCTACCCTTTCGGGTACGGGCTGTCCTACACCACCTTCCAGTACCGGGACCTGGTGCTGAGCCCCCCAGTGCTGCCCGTCTGTGCCAACCTCTCCGTGTCCGTGGTGCTGGAGAACACGGGGCAGCGGGACGGTGAGGAG GTGGTGCAGCTGTACCTGCGGTGGGAGCAGTCCTCCGTGCCCGTGCCCCGCTGGCAGCTGGTGGCTTTCCGCCGCGTGGCCGTGCCGGCGGGCCGGGAGACCAAGCTGTCCTTCGAGGTGGCGGCCGAGCAGCGCGCTGTGTGGGCGCAGGGCTGGCACCTCGAGCCTGGCACCTTCACCCTCTTTGCCGGCGGGCAGCAGCCGGGCCAGCAGACGCGGGCGCCCTCGGAGGTGCTGAGTGCGCGGTTCACCGTCACCGGCGCAGCCCGGCCCCTGCGCGGGTGCTAG